The bacterium genomic sequence TCGACAACGTCCCCAAGGTCGGCAAGCCGGCCGTCGAGGTCGTCATGACGATGCTGCACGCCGGCGGCAAGTTCGGCGGCGGCGGCTACAAGATCTCGGGCGGCCTCCACGGCGTCGGGGTGTCGGTCGTCAACGCGCTCTCCGAATGGCTCGAGGTCGAGGTCCAGCGCGACGGGAAGCGCCACGCCCAGCGGTTCGAGCGCGGGAAGCGCGTGTCGCCGCTCCGCGTGACGGGGAAGTCGAGCAAGACCGGGACGACCGTCACGTTCAAGGCCGACCCGGACATCTTCGACGAGACCGAATACGAGACGAAGATCCTGGCCGAGCGGCTCGACGAGCTGGCCTACCTGAACGCGGGACTCGTGCTCACGCTGCTCGACGAGCGGTCGGGCGACGGCGAGGAGTTCTTGCACAAGGGCGGCATCGCCGAGCTCGTGGCGGCGCAGAACAAGAACAAGGACGGGCTCGGCAAGCCCATTGCCATCCGCGGCACGCGCGAGGGCGTCGAAGTCGAGGCGGCGATCCAGTACAACGCCGGATATCTCGAGCACGTCTACACCTACGTCAACACGATCAACACGACCGAGGGTGGCACGCACCTCGTCGGCTTCCGCTCGGCGCTGACGCGCACGATCAACGACTACGCGCGCCGGCAGGGACTCATCAAGAACGGCGAGCTTACCATCCAGGGCGACGACGTCCGGGAGGGCCTCACCGCGGCGCTGTCGGTCAAGCTGCCGGAGCCCCAGTTCGAAGGGCAGACCAAGACCAAGCTCGGCAACCCCGAGGTCAAGGGCATCGTCGAGTCGATCGTCGGCGAAGCCCTCGGCGAGTACCTCGAGACGCACCCGAGCGACGGGAAGAAGATCGTCGCCAAGGCGATTCAGGCCGCGCGCGCCCGCGAGGCGGCCCGCCAGGCCCGCGAACTGGTGCGCCGCAAGAACGCGCTCGACATCAGCACGCTGCCGGGCAAGCTCGCGGACTGCGCGGAGAAGGACCCGACGAAGTGCGAGCTGTTCGTCGTCGAGGGCGAGTCGGCCGGCGGCAGCGCGAAGGCCGGCCGCGACCGTCACTTTCAGGCCATCCTGCCGATCCAGGGCAAGATCCTGAACGTCGAGAAGGCGCGCGAAGACAAGATGCTCGGCCACGAGGAGATCCGCGCGATCATCACCGCGGTCGGCACCGGTATTGCCAAGGAATTCACGTTCGACAAGCGCCGCTACGACAAAGTGATCCTCATGGCCGATGCCGACGTGGACGGGGCGCACATCCGCACGCTGCTGCTGACGTTCCTCTATCGGTACATGCCGGAGATGATCCGCCACGGCAAGGTCTATCTCGCGCACCCGCCGCTGTATCTCGTCTCCGCGGGCAAAGAGCGGCACTACGCCTACTCGGACGACGAGCGGGATGAGGTGACCAAGCAGCTCAGCAAGCGCGGGGTGAACTTCGAGGTGCAGCGCTACAAGGGGCTTGCCGAGATGAACCCGGAGCAGCTGTGGGAGACGACGATGAACCCGGCCACCCGCACCCTCCTTCAGGTTGAGCTCGACGACGCCGATACGAACGGCTCCGGCAACGTCGACGAGCTGTTCAAGACGCTGATGGGCGACGAGGTCGAGCCGCGCCGGCAGTTCATCCAGAAATACGCCAAAGAAGTCCGCAACCTCGACATCTAAATCCAAGGATCGCTGAGATATGGCCACCGACGAGAAGATCATCACGCAACCGATCGCCAAGGAGATGCGGACGTCGTATCTCGACTATGCGATGTCCGTCATCGTCAGCCGGGCGCTGCCCGACGTCCGCGACGGGCTCAAGCCCGTGCAGCGCCGCATTCTGTTCGGCGCGTCCGAGATGGGCCTCGCGCCCGACCGGCCCTACAAGAAGTGTGCGCGCCTCGTGGGCGACGTGATGGGCCGCTACCATCCGCACGGCGACATCCCCGTCTATGACGCGCTCGTGCGGATGGCGCAGGACTTCAGCTTCCGCTACCCGCTGATCGACGGCCAGGGCAACTTCGGCAGCGTGGACGGGGATCCGCCGGGGGCGATGCGCTACACCGAGGCGCGCCTCTCGCGCATGGCGATGGAGCTCCTGGCCGACATCGACAAAGAGACCGTCCCGTTTGAGCCCAACTTCGACCAGACCATGAAGCAGCCGGTCGTGCTGCCGAGCCGCGTGCCCAGTTTGCTCATGAACGGCGCGGCCGGCATCGCCGTCGGCATGGCGACCAACATTCCGCCGCACAACCTCGGTGAGCTGGTCGACGCGCTCTCGGCGCTGATCGACGATCCCAAGCTCGCGGACGAAGCGCTGCTCAAGATCGTGAAGGGCCCCGACTTCCCGACCGGCGGCCAGATCCTCGGCCGCGACGGCATCAAGCAGGCCTATCTCGAGGGCCGCGGCAGCATGGTCGTCCGCGCCAAGACCAATATCGAAGAGCTGCGCGGTGGGCGCGTCGCGATCATCGTCACGGAACTGCCGTACATGGTGAACAAGGCGGCGCTCGTCGAGCGGATCGCCCAGCTCGTGCGGGATAAGAAGCTTAACGGCGTCTCGGACCTGCGCGACGAGAGCGACCGCCGCGGCATGCGCATCGTCATCGAACTGCGGCGCGACGTGAACCCGCAGATCCTCCAGAACCAGCTGTTCAAGCATACGCAGCTGCAGACGACGTTCGGCGCGATCATGCTCGCGCTGGTCGACGGGGTGCCGCGGGTGCTGACCCTGCGGCAGATGCTGACGCACTACATCGAGCACCGCAAGACCGTCGTCACGAAGCGCACGGAGTTCGAGCTGCGCAAGGCCAAGGCGCGGGCACACATCCTCGAGGGCCTCAAGATCGCGATCAAGTTCCTCGACGAGGTGATCGCGCTGATCCGCAAGGCCAAGGACGTCCCGTCGGCACGCGCCGGCCTGATGAAACAGTTCAAGTTGAGCGAGCTTCAGGCGGACGCGATCCTCGAGATGCGCCTGCAGCGCCTGACCGCCCTCGAACGCGAGAAGATCGACGAAGAGTACAAGGAGCTCATCAAGGCGATCGCCGGCTACGAGGACATCCTCAAGAGTCCCCGCAAGCTGATGGCGATCGTCAAGGGCGAGCTCGGCGAGGTCAAGGCGAAGTTCGGCGACGACCGCCGGACCCAGATCAAGGGCAAGGAGACGGAGCTCGAGGACGAGGACCTGATCCCCGACGCCGACGTC encodes the following:
- the gyrB gene encoding DNA topoisomerase (ATP-hydrolyzing) subunit B, with amino-acid sequence MDQSADRSAYDAQQIQVLEGLEGVRRRPGMYVGSTGSRGLHHLVFEVVDNSVDEALAGYAKRIDVVIHKDTSVTVTDDGRGIPVDNVPKVGKPAVEVVMTMLHAGGKFGGGGYKISGGLHGVGVSVVNALSEWLEVEVQRDGKRHAQRFERGKRVSPLRVTGKSSKTGTTVTFKADPDIFDETEYETKILAERLDELAYLNAGLVLTLLDERSGDGEEFLHKGGIAELVAAQNKNKDGLGKPIAIRGTREGVEVEAAIQYNAGYLEHVYTYVNTINTTEGGTHLVGFRSALTRTINDYARRQGLIKNGELTIQGDDVREGLTAALSVKLPEPQFEGQTKTKLGNPEVKGIVESIVGEALGEYLETHPSDGKKIVAKAIQAARAREAARQARELVRRKNALDISTLPGKLADCAEKDPTKCELFVVEGESAGGSAKAGRDRHFQAILPIQGKILNVEKAREDKMLGHEEIRAIITAVGTGIAKEFTFDKRRYDKVILMADADVDGAHIRTLLLTFLYRYMPEMIRHGKVYLAHPPLYLVSAGKERHYAYSDDERDEVTKQLSKRGVNFEVQRYKGLAEMNPEQLWETTMNPATRTLLQVELDDADTNGSGNVDELFKTLMGDEVEPRRQFIQKYAKEVRNLDI
- the gyrA gene encoding DNA gyrase subunit A, with protein sequence MATDEKIITQPIAKEMRTSYLDYAMSVIVSRALPDVRDGLKPVQRRILFGASEMGLAPDRPYKKCARLVGDVMGRYHPHGDIPVYDALVRMAQDFSFRYPLIDGQGNFGSVDGDPPGAMRYTEARLSRMAMELLADIDKETVPFEPNFDQTMKQPVVLPSRVPSLLMNGAAGIAVGMATNIPPHNLGELVDALSALIDDPKLADEALLKIVKGPDFPTGGQILGRDGIKQAYLEGRGSMVVRAKTNIEELRGGRVAIIVTELPYMVNKAALVERIAQLVRDKKLNGVSDLRDESDRRGMRIVIELRRDVNPQILQNQLFKHTQLQTTFGAIMLALVDGVPRVLTLRQMLTHYIEHRKTVVTKRTEFELRKAKARAHILEGLKIAIKFLDEVIALIRKAKDVPSARAGLMKQFKLSELQADAILEMRLQRLTALEREKIDEEYKELIKAIAGYEDILKSPRKLMAIVKGELGEVKAKFGDDRRTQIKGKETELEDEDLIPDADVVITLTHQGYIKRLLLDTYRRQSRGGRGVMGMETKEEDYVEIVSVTTNHAFVLFFTNRGKVYRVKAYDVPEAGRTAKGTNVINLISLAQGERVTEIIPIRSFEDAGYLFFATAGGYVKRTGLMEFLNAKRAGIVTVTLDKGDELIGVRFTDGRQEVVLASRRGQAIRFKEADVREMGRGAHGVRGMRLGKDDRVVGMAVSGGGQDLLVVTELGLGKRTPIKDYRLTARGGGGVKNIRLTPKTGAVVAVRAVRDGDEMLVITARGIVSRMSINEIPKHGRAAQGVRIKRLDENDRVSAIAPIVMREDTPEA